One Brassica napus cultivar Da-Ae chromosome C2, Da-Ae, whole genome shotgun sequence DNA window includes the following coding sequences:
- the LOC106382252 gene encoding FRIGIDA-like protein 3 codes for MMEDTRSVASLMDSTSSKIQQLQKAFAELESQRAVTLNLKWNELEEHFHGLERSLKRRFHELEDQEKEYETKTRKAQELLEKKKAAVEAKEKASLERLQKKRDAAVFAINTALDKYNNNNAPNISAKAFAADDENLDGTVQDAEISPVKAYPELVKLCRDMDSAGLHKFVSDNRKNLALLREEIPVALKAAANPGTLVLDSLEGFYPTTTDGMKDANLLGTRRTCIMLMECLSVLLSGLDSNSLVAVLSESVKDRAKGVAEGWSPLLETIDMDAGNGNSLEAHAFLQLLATFGIVSDFKEDGILKLIPMVSRRRQAAELCRSLGLSEKMPGVIEVLVNSGKQIDAVNLAFAFGLTEKFPPVELLKCYLTEATRSSSQGNASPAVQDEFSERELTGLKAVIKCVEEHNLEEQYPVEPLHKRILQLEKAKAEKKRATEPTKPQTKRPRGPQPRVTENNNKTGYGRVIPERYPQYVYDNRPFLNGPIMAAQAPPPQTYTFSPAPAHGNFYGNCYQYQAPPYFH; via the exons ATGATGGAAGACACCAGGTCAGTTGCTTCCCTCATGGACTCCACATCATCCAAGATCCAGCAGCTTCAAAAGGCCTTCGCCGAACTCGAAAGCCAGCGCGCCGTAACCCTCAACCTCAAATGGAACGAACTCGAGGAGCATTTCCACGGTCTCGAGAGGTCCCTGAAGAGACGGTTCCACGAGCTCGAGGACCAAGAGAAAGAGTACGAAACCAAAACAAGGAAAGCTCAAGAGCTACTGGAGAAAAAGAAAGCAGCTGTCGAGGCCAAGGAGAAGGCGTCTCTAGAGAGGCTTCAGAAGAAGAGAGACGCAGCTGTGTTTGCTATCAACACTGCTTTGGATaagtacaacaacaacaacgctCCCAACATCAGTGCAAAAGCCTTTGCTGCTGATGATGAGAATCTTGATGGTACTGTGCAAGATGCTGAGATCTCACCTGTGAAGGCTTATCCGGAGTTAGTAAAGCTCTGCAGGGATATGGACTCAGCAGGGCTTCATAAGTTTGTATCAGACAACCGTAAGAACCTTGCATTGTTAAGGGAGGAGATTCCTGTGGCGTTAAAGGCAGCAGCAAACCCTGGCACTTTAGTGTTGGACTCTTTGGAAGGGTTTTATCCCACAACCACTGATGGGATGAAAGACGCTAACCTCTTGGGAACGCGGAGGACATGTATCATGTTGATGGAGTGCCTCAGCGTGCTGTTATCAGGTCTAGACAGCAACTCTCTTGTTGCTGTTCTCTCGGAAAGTGTTAAGGATAGAGCAAAAGGTGTTGCAGAAGGATGGAGTCCACTTCTGGAAACTATTGACATGGATGCTGGCAATGGTAACTCTTTGGAGGCTCATGCTTTCTTGCAACTACTGGCTACTTTTGGTATTGTTTCGGATTTTAAAGAGGATGGAATCTTGAAGCTGATCCCTATGGTCTCACGTCGTCGTCAGGCAGCTGAGCTTTGCCGGTCTCTTGGATTGTCTGAAAAAATGCCTG GTGTGATTGAAGTTCTGGTGAACAGTGGAAAACAGATTGATGCTGTGAACTTGGCGTTTGCGTTTGGACTCACAGAAAAGTTCCCACCTGTTGAGTTACTTAAATGTTACTTGACTGAGGCAACTAGATCTTCCTCCCAAGGCAATGCATCTCCGGCTGTTCAG GATGAGTTCAGTGAGCGGGAGCTTACAGGTCTTAAAGCCGTGATAAAGTGTGTGGAAGAGCATAACCTGGAAGAGCAGTACCCAGTGGAGCCACTACACAAACGGATTCTCCAGCTGGAGAAGGCCAAAGcagagaaaaagagagcaaCAGAACCCACAAAGCCTCAGACAAAGCGACCACGTGGTCCTCAACCCCGAGTCACTGAGAATAACAACAAGACAGGATATGGTAGAGTCATCCCTGAGAGGTATCCGCAGTATGTGTATGACAACAGACCGTTCCTTAATGGTCCAATCATGGCAGCACAAGCTCCTCCTCCTCAGACTTACACTTTCAGTCCAGCTCCTGCTCACGGTAACTTCTACGGGAACTGCTATCAGTACCAGGCTCCTCCTTACTTTCACTAG